One window of the Dethiosulfovibrio russensis genome contains the following:
- the grdB gene encoding glycine reductase complex selenoprotein B: MTYRVVHYINQFFAGIGGEEKADIKPEVREGVVGPGMALKGAFKGEAEVVATIICGDNYFADNIDSTSEFVAETVKKFEADGFVAGPGFNAGRYGTACGAVCSAVGEKLGIPTVTALYPENPGAEMYKKGTYVVEAADSARGMGKAVPAMAALLLKQMKGEPIGTPEEEGYIEKGVRINMFYEKVGAERAIDMLIKKLKGEPFKTEYKLPVFDRVDPRPAIKDMAHSKIALVTSGGIVPFGNPDHIAASSAQNYGEYDIAGVMDLKEGEYQTAHGGYDQTYANQDSDRVLPVDVLRDLEKEGRIGSLHNLFYTTVGNGTAVANSKKFGVEIGNKLKEAGVDAVILTSTUGTCTRCGATLVKAIEETADVPVVHMATIVPISLSVGANRIIPTVAIPHPLGDPNMSPEDEKALRRHLVDKALVALETEVSEQTVFKDED, from the coding sequence ATGACCTATCGTGTGGTTCATTACATCAACCAGTTCTTCGCCGGCATCGGCGGGGAGGAAAAGGCAGACATCAAACCGGAGGTCCGCGAAGGCGTAGTCGGTCCCGGTATGGCTCTTAAAGGAGCTTTCAAGGGCGAGGCCGAAGTGGTCGCTACCATAATCTGCGGTGACAACTACTTCGCCGACAACATCGACTCGACCTCCGAGTTCGTGGCCGAGACCGTCAAGAAGTTCGAGGCCGACGGGTTCGTCGCCGGTCCGGGATTCAACGCCGGACGTTACGGCACCGCCTGCGGCGCCGTATGTAGCGCCGTCGGAGAGAAGCTGGGCATTCCCACCGTTACCGCTCTCTATCCCGAAAACCCCGGTGCCGAGATGTACAAGAAGGGCACCTACGTGGTCGAGGCTGCCGACAGCGCTCGCGGCATGGGCAAAGCAGTGCCCGCCATGGCCGCTCTTCTGCTCAAGCAGATGAAAGGAGAGCCCATCGGGACCCCCGAGGAAGAGGGTTACATCGAGAAGGGCGTCCGTATCAACATGTTCTACGAAAAGGTCGGTGCCGAGCGTGCCATCGACATGCTGATCAAGAAGCTCAAGGGCGAGCCCTTCAAGACCGAGTACAAGCTTCCTGTGTTCGACAGGGTGGATCCCCGTCCCGCCATCAAGGACATGGCTCACTCCAAGATCGCTCTTGTGACCTCCGGCGGTATCGTTCCTTTCGGAAACCCGGATCACATCGCAGCCTCCAGCGCCCAGAACTACGGCGAGTACGACATCGCCGGGGTTATGGATCTTAAGGAGGGCGAGTATCAGACCGCTCACGGCGGATACGATCAGACCTACGCCAACCAGGATTCCGACAGGGTCCTTCCGGTGGATGTCCTCAGAGACCTGGAGAAAGAGGGACGCATCGGTTCCCTTCACAATCTCTTCTACACCACCGTCGGTAACGGTACGGCCGTGGCCAACTCCAAGAAGTTCGGCGTAGAGATCGGGAACAAGCTGAAGGAAGCTGGCGTAGACGCCGTTATCCTGACCTCCACCTGAGGAACCTGCACGCGTTGCGGTGCAACGCTCGTGAAGGCTATAGAGGAGACCGCCGACGTCCCCGTGGTTCACATGGCCACCATCGTCCCGATCTCCCTCAGCGTCGGTGCCAACAGGATCATTCCCACCGTCGCCATACCTCACCCTCTGGGAGATCCCAATATGTCTCCTGAGGACGAGAAGGCTCTTCGTCGTCACCTCGTGGACAAGGCCCTCGTTGCCCTGGAGACAGAGGTCTCCGAGCAGACGGTCTTCAAAGACGAGGACTAG
- the grdA gene encoding glycine/sarcosine/betaine reductase complex selenoprotein A has product MGKLAGKKLILLGERDGVPAPAMEACFKNSGAEVIFSVTECFVUTAAGAMDLQNQQRVKDAAEKYNPEDIVVVLGSSDAEGAEIYAETVCNGDPTYAGPLAGVQLGLAVYDIFDQEIREEADPEEWENQISMMEMVLEPEALAEAVKGMREQYSKYSL; this is encoded by the coding sequence ATGGGTAAGTTGGCCGGAAAAAAACTCATCCTTCTGGGCGAACGCGATGGCGTTCCCGCCCCGGCGATGGAGGCCTGCTTCAAAAACAGTGGCGCGGAGGTTATTTTTTCGGTGACCGAGTGTTTCGTCTGAACGGCCGCCGGAGCGATGGACCTGCAGAACCAGCAGCGTGTTAAAGACGCTGCCGAAAAGTACAACCCCGAGGATATCGTGGTCGTACTGGGATCGTCCGATGCGGAAGGCGCAGAGATCTATGCCGAGACCGTGTGCAACGGAGATCCGACCTATGCAGGGCCACTTGCTGGCGTCCAGTTAGGACTTGCCGTTTACGATATATTCGACCAGGAAATCCGCGAAGAGGCAGACCCGGAGGAGTGGGAGAACCAGATCAGTATGATGGAGATGGTTCTCGAGCCAGAAGCTCTCGCCGAGGCCGTTAAAGGTATGCGGGAGCAGTACTCCAAGTACTCCCTGTAG
- a CDS encoding glycine/sarcosine/betaine reductase component B subunit, with the protein MKLELHKVKVNKLVFGEKTSVKDGVLTINKQEMIDMLSGIEGVADLDLDLAHPGENVRILPVKDAIEPRCKIEGTNEVFPGWIGDVDPVGEGKTLVLDGAVVLTTGRLVAPQEGIVDMSGPGADYTPFSKTNNLVVVITPDEGVELHAREAACREVGLKSAHYLAKCCKDAVADNVETYDFPAFTESMKAHEDLPKVAYVYMLQTQGLLHDTWVYGVDAKKIIPTMISPTEVMDGAIISGNCVSACDKNNTYVHLNNPVIKNLYAHHGKDFNFVGVIITNENVTLADKKRSSSYAIKLAKMMGVDAVVISEEGFGNPDADLVMNCWKAERAGIKTVLITDEYAGRDGASQSLADSCPEGDACVTAGNANQLVMLPPMEKVIGELPVADVIAGGFFGTLQEDGSLEVEIQAILGATNELGFNKIGAYTI; encoded by the coding sequence TTGAAACTCGAACTCCATAAGGTGAAGGTTAACAAGCTGGTTTTCGGTGAGAAGACCTCCGTTAAAGACGGTGTCCTCACCATCAACAAGCAGGAAATGATCGATATGCTCTCCGGTATCGAGGGAGTCGCAGATCTCGACTTGGATCTGGCGCATCCCGGGGAGAACGTTCGTATCCTTCCTGTGAAAGACGCTATCGAGCCTCGCTGCAAGATAGAAGGTACCAACGAGGTATTCCCCGGCTGGATCGGTGACGTCGACCCTGTCGGAGAGGGAAAAACCCTCGTCCTTGATGGCGCAGTGGTCCTGACCACCGGTCGTCTCGTAGCCCCTCAGGAGGGTATCGTGGACATGTCCGGTCCCGGTGCCGACTACACTCCTTTTTCCAAGACCAACAACCTGGTGGTCGTCATCACTCCCGACGAGGGAGTCGAACTCCATGCCCGTGAGGCCGCTTGCCGCGAGGTCGGTCTGAAGTCCGCCCATTATCTTGCCAAGTGCTGTAAGGACGCGGTGGCCGATAACGTGGAGACCTATGATTTCCCCGCTTTCACCGAGTCTATGAAAGCACATGAAGATCTTCCCAAGGTCGCTTACGTCTACATGCTTCAGACTCAGGGCCTTCTTCACGATACCTGGGTGTACGGTGTCGACGCCAAGAAGATAATCCCCACCATGATCAGCCCCACCGAGGTCATGGACGGAGCGATCATCTCCGGAAACTGCGTCTCCGCCTGCGATAAGAACAACACCTATGTCCACCTGAACAATCCCGTCATCAAGAATCTTTACGCTCACCATGGGAAGGACTTCAACTTCGTCGGAGTGATCATCACCAACGAGAACGTCACCTTGGCGGACAAGAAGCGCAGCTCTTCCTATGCGATCAAGCTGGCCAAGATGATGGGCGTCGATGCAGTGGTCATCTCCGAGGAAGGTTTCGGTAACCCCGACGCCGACTTGGTAATGAACTGCTGGAAGGCTGAGAGAGCCGGAATCAAGACAGTTCTCATCACCGACGAGTATGCCGGTCGCGACGGTGCCAGCCAGTCTCTGGCCGACTCCTGCCCCGAGGGCGACGCCTGCGTTACCGCCGGCAACGCCAATCAGCTGGTCATGCTTCCTCCTATGGAGAAGGTTATAGGCGAGCTTCCCGTCGCCGACGTCATCGCCGGAGGTTTCTTCGGAACCCTTCAGGAGGACGGAAGCCTCGAGGTGGAGATCCAGGCTATACTGGGAGCCACCAACGAGCTCGGTTTCAATAAGATCGGCGCTTACACCATATAA
- a CDS encoding GrdX family protein produces the protein MVFITNNPAFSSLHQEGLELIFLDGSAYDVVVAARDRIHLGWTLLNHPLYGNFRPYHQPFRSMFLRAPMDQSRPVVDETSLSLVEKAIEVYLSCSDRWLIPNETPEVMYRDCSVLDYDLMKETLYKEGVLR, from the coding sequence ATGGTATTTATAACCAATAATCCCGCTTTTTCCTCTCTTCATCAGGAGGGGCTCGAGTTGATCTTCCTGGATGGCTCCGCTTATGACGTAGTCGTCGCCGCAAGGGATCGCATTCACCTGGGCTGGACCCTCCTTAATCATCCTCTCTATGGAAATTTCAGACCTTATCATCAGCCGTTTAGATCCATGTTTCTCCGAGCTCCTATGGACCAATCTCGTCCTGTGGTCGACGAGACCTCGTTGTCTTTGGTCGAGAAGGCCATAGAGGTCTATCTCTCCTGCTCGGACCGATGGTTGATTCCCAATGAGACTCCCGAAGTCATGTACAGAGATTGTTCCGTATTGGACTACGATCTTATGAAAGAAACCCTCTACAAAGAGGGCGTCCTGCGATAG
- a CDS encoding thioredoxin family protein: MIELDKDTFDAEVKESDLPVVVDFWGPKCTHCLALMPGVEKLAEEFDGKVKFCKVNIQGNRRVAIAHKVMGLPAFLFWNGGEEKARMSGDAVTIDQIKAEIEKLL, encoded by the coding sequence GTGATTGAACTGGATAAGGATACCTTTGACGCCGAGGTAAAGGAAAGCGATCTTCCCGTAGTGGTGGATTTTTGGGGTCCCAAGTGCACCCATTGCCTGGCCCTTATGCCCGGAGTGGAAAAACTTGCCGAGGAGTTCGACGGTAAGGTTAAGTTTTGCAAGGTCAACATTCAGGGTAACCGCCGTGTGGCCATAGCCCACAAGGTTATGGGGCTTCCCGCCTTTCTCTTCTGGAATGGCGGCGAGGAGAAGGCCCGCATGAGTGGAGATGCTGTCACTATCGATCAGATCAAGGCAGAGATCGAGAAGCTTCTATAA
- a CDS encoding sodium-dependent transporter, with protein MANQVEQQREQWGSKIGFILAAAGSAVGLGNIWKFPYVTGTNGGGAFVVIYVAMVACIGFSVMLAELVIGRNAQLNAVGAFKKIKGGAWPAVGWLGLACGFLILSYYGVVGGWTIKYILHSFTGLMEVAAAGQAGDAFGGFISNPIMVILYQALFMFVTIWVVYRGVGEGIERYCKVLMPGLFILLIVLIGRSVTLEGAGEGISFYLKPDFSKVTAGTVLAALGQAFFSLSLGMGCMITYGSYLQKDISLPGAAAQVCFLDTMVALLAGLVIFPAVFAFGVEPGAGPGLTFITLPGIFAQMPGGMIWSALFFLLLFVAALTSAISLLEVACAYFIDKGWSRAKAAWTMGTLIFLLGIPSGISLGGGLKIAGKDFMDVAGFFTDQIMMPLGGMLISIFVGWVIADVAKDEVTGNGRIPVFAGFDIWMIFVKFVSPLAILYIFITGLKW; from the coding sequence ATGGCGAATCAGGTAGAGCAGCAGAGAGAACAGTGGGGAAGCAAGATAGGCTTTATTCTCGCCGCGGCGGGATCCGCCGTCGGTCTGGGAAACATATGGAAATTCCCTTACGTTACTGGCACGAACGGCGGCGGAGCCTTCGTCGTAATATACGTGGCCATGGTTGCCTGTATCGGTTTTTCCGTCATGTTGGCGGAGTTGGTCATCGGCCGTAACGCTCAGCTCAACGCGGTCGGAGCTTTCAAGAAGATAAAGGGCGGCGCCTGGCCGGCGGTAGGTTGGTTGGGGCTAGCCTGTGGCTTTCTCATCCTCTCCTACTACGGTGTCGTAGGAGGATGGACTATAAAGTATATCCTCCACTCGTTTACCGGGCTCATGGAGGTAGCGGCGGCCGGTCAGGCTGGAGATGCCTTCGGAGGCTTCATATCCAACCCCATAATGGTCATACTCTATCAGGCCCTGTTCATGTTCGTCACCATCTGGGTCGTCTACAGAGGTGTCGGCGAGGGGATAGAGCGTTACTGCAAGGTCCTCATGCCCGGGCTTTTCATCCTTCTGATCGTCCTCATCGGACGTTCGGTTACGCTTGAGGGAGCTGGAGAGGGTATCTCCTTCTACCTCAAACCCGATTTCTCTAAGGTTACCGCCGGTACGGTTCTAGCCGCCTTAGGACAGGCGTTCTTCTCCCTCTCTCTCGGAATGGGCTGTATGATAACTTACGGCAGCTACCTTCAGAAGGACATCAGCCTTCCCGGAGCGGCTGCGCAGGTCTGTTTCCTCGACACGATGGTCGCCTTGCTTGCCGGTCTGGTCATATTCCCGGCGGTCTTCGCCTTCGGCGTCGAGCCAGGAGCGGGACCTGGTCTCACATTTATAACCCTGCCTGGGATATTCGCCCAGATGCCGGGAGGGATGATATGGTCCGCCCTGTTCTTCCTGCTTCTCTTCGTGGCGGCTCTTACCTCCGCCATCTCTCTTCTTGAGGTGGCCTGCGCCTACTTCATAGATAAGGGTTGGAGCCGTGCCAAGGCTGCCTGGACCATGGGTACTCTGATATTCCTCCTTGGGATTCCCTCCGGTATATCCCTCGGCGGTGGTCTCAAGATAGCCGGCAAGGACTTCATGGACGTGGCCGGTTTCTTTACGGATCAGATAATGATGCCTCTGGGCGGAATGCTCATATCCATCTTCGTCGGATGGGTCATAGCCGATGTCGCCAAGGACGAGGTCACTGGAAACGGCAGGATCCCTGTGTTCGCCGGATTCGACATCTGGATGATCTTCGTCAAGTTCGTCTCCCCCCTGGCCATCCTCTACATCTTCATAACCGGGCTCAAATGGTGA
- a CDS encoding HypC/HybG/HupF family hydrogenase formation chaperone produces the protein MCLAVPHVIIDLAQDGSAMAKAGAIVREIRTDLIDEPTVGDTVLVHAGFAIEKVSPEDSEELTAMWDKIRELAGEEIDEFR, from the coding sequence ATGTGCCTTGCAGTACCGCACGTCATAATCGATTTGGCTCAGGATGGATCGGCGATGGCTAAGGCAGGAGCGATAGTCAGAGAGATCAGGACCGATCTCATAGACGAACCTACCGTAGGAGACACGGTATTGGTCCATGCTGGCTTCGCCATAGAGAAGGTATCTCCGGAGGACTCGGAGGAGCTGACGGCCATGTGGGACAAAATAAGAGAGCTCGCCGGAGAGGAAATCGATGAGTTCAGATAG
- the hypD gene encoding hydrogenase formation protein HypD encodes MSSDRAKLLSSALKRLTKRPTTIMEVCGTHTVSIFRQGLRSLFPEDLKLISGPGCPVCVTPQGEIDGAVELATRKNVVMATYGDMMRVPGSNGTLGELRGSGSDVRVVLSAMETLRMAEEMPHKEIVFLAVGFETTAPATAALMIEARKRKLENLSVLCLHKRVPPALEVLSKADGNRVDGFLLPGHVAVILGHEPFKFIPEKHGIACTVAGFEADEIMLALVDLLEQIGENRPSLTSRYEKAVRPEGNVKAVDLMDRVFDTSTSAWRGIGPIDASGMSIKEEYSLWDGSRKFDVAVRNVPEPKGCRCGEILSGTITPKECPLFGTGCTPVNPIGPCMVSSEGTCSAWYRYGRKGDLKWES; translated from the coding sequence ATGAGTTCAGATAGAGCAAAGCTGCTGTCCTCGGCCCTGAAAAGGCTGACAAAAAGGCCGACGACCATCATGGAGGTCTGCGGAACTCACACCGTGTCGATCTTCAGACAGGGGCTGAGATCTCTTTTCCCGGAAGATCTAAAACTGATATCCGGTCCGGGCTGTCCGGTATGCGTAACACCTCAGGGGGAGATAGACGGAGCCGTCGAATTGGCCACGAGAAAAAACGTGGTAATGGCAACCTATGGGGACATGATGAGGGTTCCCGGATCGAACGGTACCTTAGGGGAGCTCAGAGGATCGGGCTCAGACGTGAGGGTGGTGCTGTCGGCCATGGAAACCCTTAGGATGGCCGAGGAGATGCCTCACAAAGAGATAGTGTTTCTAGCGGTGGGATTCGAGACCACCGCACCGGCGACGGCAGCTCTGATGATAGAAGCCCGAAAAAGGAAACTCGAGAATCTGTCGGTGCTGTGTCTGCACAAAAGAGTGCCTCCTGCACTTGAAGTGCTCTCAAAGGCCGACGGAAACCGGGTCGACGGCTTTCTATTGCCCGGCCATGTAGCGGTAATTCTAGGGCATGAACCGTTTAAATTCATCCCTGAAAAACACGGCATAGCCTGCACGGTAGCCGGCTTCGAGGCGGACGAAATAATGTTGGCCTTGGTGGACCTGCTGGAACAGATAGGCGAAAATCGTCCTTCTCTGACCTCCCGCTACGAAAAGGCGGTGAGGCCGGAGGGCAACGTCAAGGCCGTCGATCTGATGGACCGAGTATTCGACACGAGCACATCCGCGTGGAGAGGAATAGGTCCGATAGACGCATCGGGTATGTCCATAAAGGAGGAATATTCCCTCTGGGACGGATCTAGGAAATTCGACGTTGCCGTCAGGAACGTACCTGAACCGAAGGGATGCAGGTGCGGAGAGATTCTCTCGGGAACCATAACTCCCAAGGAATGCCCCCTCTTCGGAACAGGATGCACACCGGTAAACCCGATAGGCCCCTGTATGGTTTCCAGCGAGGGGACCTGTTCGGCTTGGTACAGATATGGAAGAAAGGGAGACCTCAAGTGGGAAAGCTGA
- the hypE gene encoding hydrogenase expression/formation protein HypE — protein sequence MGKLNLGQGSGGRLTSELIGKFKAQFDDVNVQRDLEDCTMISPEWAVTIDGFTVSPMDFPGGNIGKLAICGGTNDLAVRGIEPKFVTLSVIAEEGLNEEELLRYGRSAASVCHELEVKLAAGDTKVVPRGTVDGLFLTVASMGQPLAKPLGMERIKPGDRLAVTTSIGRHGATIGSIRFDLNVEGLSSDCAPLWPLVKPLAVLPGVRAMRDCTRGGLGTTLCEWAEGTGLGIEVDESSIPIDEGVSSVCDILGFDPLHLACEGCALIAYSPDDEDRIIEILRSHPSGIQATSIGTVVEGHPSMVGMKTEAGGMRVVDMPVGELLPRIC from the coding sequence GTGGGAAAGCTGAACCTAGGCCAGGGAAGCGGAGGAAGGCTTACCTCCGAGCTGATAGGGAAATTCAAGGCTCAATTCGACGACGTAAACGTCCAAAGAGACCTGGAGGACTGCACCATGATCTCTCCGGAATGGGCCGTCACCATAGACGGTTTCACCGTATCACCCATGGATTTCCCTGGAGGAAATATAGGGAAATTGGCCATATGCGGCGGAACCAACGACCTGGCGGTCCGTGGGATAGAGCCTAAGTTCGTGACCCTGAGCGTCATAGCCGAGGAGGGTCTGAACGAAGAGGAACTATTGAGATACGGCAGGAGCGCCGCGTCGGTATGCCACGAGCTTGAAGTCAAACTGGCAGCGGGAGACACCAAGGTGGTTCCCAGGGGGACCGTCGACGGGCTGTTCCTAACGGTAGCTTCCATGGGGCAACCGTTAGCTAAACCACTGGGCATGGAGCGCATAAAGCCCGGCGACAGACTAGCCGTCACGACCTCCATAGGTAGACATGGAGCCACCATAGGCTCGATAAGGTTCGACCTGAACGTGGAGGGCCTCTCCAGCGACTGTGCTCCGCTTTGGCCTCTCGTAAAACCGTTGGCAGTACTTCCAGGCGTAAGAGCCATGAGAGACTGCACCAGAGGAGGACTGGGCACCACCCTGTGCGAATGGGCGGAGGGAACCGGACTGGGAATTGAGGTAGACGAATCGTCTATACCTATAGACGAAGGGGTGTCGTCGGTTTGTGACATACTCGGCTTCGATCCCCTCCACCTGGCATGCGAAGGATGCGCCCTGATAGCCTACTCACCGGACGATGAGGACCGGATAATCGAGATCCTCAGATCCCACCCCTCCGGGATCCAAGCGACCTCGATAGGAACGGTGGTCGAGGGACACCCTTCCATGGTGGGAATGAAGACAGAGGCCGGAGGTATGAGGGTCGTCGATATGCCCGTAGGCGAGCTCCTTCCCCGTATATGCTGA
- a CDS encoding TIGR00282 family metallophosphoesterase gives MRILFIGDMVGKPGRRMVSESLPYLRAKEGPFDFVLANGENAAAGRGLTAKVAEELFDMGIDGLTSGNHIWDKKEFIPLLDEESRVVRPANYPPGCPGSGVMVLRKGGLSLGVINLQGRVFMPPIDCPFRKVDELLSDVDGIPVFVDLHAEATSEKKVMGAYLDGRVSVLVGTHTHVQTADEEVLPRGTAYISDVGMTGSFSSAIGMTIESVMPKFLTGLPSRFEVATEDLRLNGVVVDVDYETGIALDIRRVSVKWEEWL, from the coding sequence ATGAGAATTCTCTTCATAGGCGATATGGTGGGTAAGCCGGGTCGTAGGATGGTATCCGAGTCCCTCCCTTACCTTCGAGCGAAGGAAGGCCCCTTCGATTTTGTCCTGGCCAACGGCGAAAACGCCGCGGCCGGAAGGGGGCTCACCGCTAAGGTCGCGGAGGAGCTCTTCGATATGGGGATCGACGGTCTTACCTCGGGGAATCACATTTGGGACAAGAAGGAATTTATTCCGTTGTTGGACGAGGAGTCTCGGGTCGTCCGTCCGGCGAACTATCCTCCCGGATGTCCCGGCAGCGGGGTTATGGTCTTACGGAAGGGAGGTCTATCTCTGGGGGTTATCAACCTTCAGGGGAGGGTCTTTATGCCTCCTATAGACTGTCCTTTCAGGAAGGTCGACGAGCTCCTGAGCGATGTGGACGGAATTCCCGTCTTCGTGGATCTTCACGCCGAGGCCACTTCTGAGAAAAAGGTCATGGGGGCCTACCTGGATGGACGGGTCTCCGTGTTGGTAGGAACCCACACCCACGTACAGACCGCCGACGAAGAGGTCTTACCGAGGGGAACTGCTTATATCTCCGATGTGGGAATGACTGGTTCCTTCTCTAGCGCCATCGGCATGACAATCGAGAGCGTTATGCCCAAGTTCCTTACCGGTCTTCCCTCTCGTTTCGAGGTAGCGACGGAGGATCTGAGACTCAACGGCGTGGTGGTGGACGTGGATTATGAGACCGGGATAGCCCTGGACATTAGAAGAGTTTCGGTTAAGTGGGAAGAATGGCTTTGA